In the Desulfatiglans anilini DSM 4660 genome, one interval contains:
- a CDS encoding hydantoinase B/oxoprolinase family protein, translated as MILDMTFTERLKPEPLTEEERACMEGLDPIDYGVAREKLNMIVEEAKEIFVRSGVSSMLRSGDVSVGLYTARGDMVTAACGSYLYAVCGQPQIKYICHRWKDHPDVGVRPGDIFYANDAVYGGVHNPDQFAFVPIFWNGHLAAWAAAACHQPETGACEPGGMPVSARTRYDEGLKMSPMRIGENFRLREDLLEMMANMVSRTPHMQMIDTRARVMACDRVRLRIEEMAAEKGGGFLIGVFSRILKSTAEAVRRRIAGWVDGTFRSVVFTDHIGVDEGLVKGACTIRKRGDRLSLDFTDTSPQTPGPYNAFKHTMIAHNAMYFYGFPFHDLPLSAGIWEPIETIVPKGTCFNAHPEAAVANSVLICSLAMCLVHLTMSKILFASGVRELATGPFGNNGDAYVMAGMNQWGVPFSDMLAYPLNAEGGGARCDADGVDAWGFPWGPWGRGPDVEEEEDEKPHIHLFQKLLRDSCGHGKYRGGAGITVAWVVRGAPQAVYQSIIKSSRVQALQSFFGGYPPPTHPGIQVRGTDVLEKLERGDADLPTDVYQLIEERRIAGTYETTTNLRAAQTFEEGDIFVGCSHGGVGYGDVLERDPERVVQDVEREVISDWVARNVYHVVYDPVTKSVDEGETARRREGVRKQRLAQGLPWQAFMQKWSVRRPKDEILKYYGPWPQSRWGGGETP; from the coding sequence GTGATCCTGGACATGACCTTCACCGAGCGGTTGAAGCCCGAACCGCTGACTGAGGAAGAGCGGGCGTGCATGGAGGGCCTCGACCCGATCGATTACGGGGTGGCCCGGGAAAAACTCAACATGATCGTCGAGGAGGCGAAGGAGATCTTCGTTCGGAGCGGCGTCTCCAGCATGCTGCGATCCGGGGACGTGAGCGTCGGGTTGTACACCGCCAGGGGGGACATGGTAACGGCGGCTTGCGGTTCCTACCTTTACGCCGTGTGCGGCCAGCCCCAGATCAAGTACATCTGCCACCGCTGGAAGGACCATCCCGACGTCGGCGTGCGGCCGGGCGATATCTTCTATGCCAACGACGCCGTTTACGGGGGCGTCCACAATCCGGATCAGTTCGCTTTCGTTCCCATCTTCTGGAACGGGCACCTGGCCGCATGGGCGGCCGCCGCGTGCCATCAGCCGGAGACCGGGGCCTGCGAGCCGGGGGGAATGCCGGTCAGCGCAAGGACGCGCTACGACGAAGGTCTCAAGATGAGCCCCATGCGGATCGGCGAAAACTTCAGGCTGCGGGAAGATCTCCTGGAGATGATGGCCAATATGGTCTCGCGGACGCCCCACATGCAGATGATCGACACCCGTGCGCGGGTGATGGCTTGTGACCGGGTGCGGCTGAGAATCGAGGAGATGGCGGCCGAAAAGGGCGGCGGCTTTCTGATCGGGGTCTTTTCGCGGATCCTCAAAAGCACGGCCGAGGCCGTGCGCCGCCGCATCGCCGGTTGGGTGGACGGCACCTTTCGCAGCGTTGTCTTCACAGACCACATCGGGGTGGACGAGGGGCTCGTGAAGGGTGCCTGCACGATCCGAAAACGGGGCGACCGATTGAGCCTGGATTTTACGGACACCTCCCCGCAGACGCCCGGCCCCTACAATGCCTTCAAGCACACCATGATCGCGCACAACGCCATGTATTTCTACGGGTTCCCGTTTCACGATCTGCCGCTTTCGGCCGGGATCTGGGAGCCGATCGAGACCATTGTCCCCAAGGGCACCTGCTTCAACGCACACCCGGAGGCCGCGGTGGCGAATTCGGTCCTCATCTGCAGCCTTGCCATGTGTCTGGTGCATTTGACCATGTCGAAGATCCTGTTTGCATCCGGGGTAAGGGAGTTGGCCACAGGGCCTTTCGGCAACAATGGGGATGCCTATGTCATGGCCGGTATGAACCAGTGGGGGGTGCCCTTCAGCGACATGCTGGCCTATCCGCTGAACGCGGAGGGAGGAGGCGCCCGATGCGATGCCGACGGCGTGGATGCCTGGGGTTTTCCGTGGGGGCCGTGGGGTCGGGGGCCGGACGTCGAAGAGGAGGAGGACGAAAAACCGCATATCCACCTCTTTCAGAAGCTCCTGAGGGATTCCTGCGGGCACGGAAAATATCGGGGCGGAGCGGGCATCACGGTGGCCTGGGTGGTGCGGGGCGCGCCGCAGGCCGTTTATCAGTCCATCATCAAATCGTCGCGGGTTCAGGCGCTTCAGTCCTTTTTCGGGGGTTATCCCCCTCCGACGCATCCAGGGATTCAGGTCCGCGGCACCGATGTGCTTGAGAAGCTGGAGCGGGGAGATGCCGATCTGCCGACGGATGTCTACCAGTTGATCGAGGAGCGGCGGATAGCGGGGACATATGAAACGACGACGAACCTGCGCGCGGCGCAGACCTTCGAGGAAGGGGACATTTTTGTCGGCTGCTCCCATGGCGGGGTCGGATACGGAGACGTGCTGGAGCGGGACCCCGAACGGGTGGTCCAGGACGTGGAACGGGAGGTGATCTCCGATTGGGTGGCGCGTAATGTCTACCACGTGGTGTATGACCCTGTCACGAAATCGGTCGATGAGGGTGAGACTGCCAGGCGGCGGGAGGGCGTGCGGAAACAGCGCCTCGCCCAGGGGCTTCCCTGGCAGGCCTTCATGCAAAAGTGGTCCGTGAGGCGGCCAAAGGACGAGATCCTCAAATATTACGGTCCCTGGCCGCAAAGCCGATGGGGCGGAGGCGAGACACCGTGA
- a CDS encoding sigma-54-dependent transcriptional regulator → MEKAGLQGERSVLLVEDDGYCGYFLTEVLRLPGLRVTSAAKGSDILDAAADTALDAVIVHFQDRVEQTLVSMRRLAEHNAVTPIIAVSEEADVDVALAVVHAGAFDYLVRPFNNAARVEQALRGAFSRRDELRKQAEAGLGSGAGYGMIGKGRLLVELQRTIRQIGPMQVNVLICGESGTGKELIARAVHLESERRDGPFVAVNCGAVPEALFESIFFGHEKGAFTGATRRHAGFLEEAQGGTFFLDEVGELTAKGQVALLRFLENQEFTRVGGSAAQKADVRIIAATNRNLDQAVDERRFRADLYYRLNVVYLRAPSLRRRTEDILPLADYFLTRFCLKNRLDPIQLSPEAVRLLEAYDWPGNVRELENLMEGLAATLPEGQHLITRKQIFQYSGKILAALGREDSMSVVRSGDPADSRRSADPYQAGGADYASRPGGPGPFPIEDPSSGGPAKPGTIEPAPMIQSYREACEAFEARYFKALLEANGGSVAKAARQAGIHPVTLHRKLRKLR, encoded by the coding sequence ATGGAGAAGGCCGGGCTTCAAGGGGAGCGGAGCGTCCTTCTTGTCGAGGACGACGGGTACTGCGGTTATTTCCTGACCGAGGTCCTCCGGCTGCCGGGTCTGCGTGTGACCTCCGCGGCAAAAGGCTCGGACATCCTGGATGCGGCGGCGGACACGGCCCTGGATGCCGTCATCGTTCATTTTCAAGACCGTGTGGAGCAGACGCTCGTTTCGATGCGGCGCCTGGCCGAGCACAATGCCGTCACGCCGATCATCGCTGTTTCCGAGGAGGCGGATGTGGACGTGGCCCTGGCGGTGGTGCATGCCGGGGCCTTCGACTATCTCGTGCGCCCTTTCAACAACGCCGCGCGGGTGGAGCAGGCCCTTCGGGGGGCCTTTTCGAGGCGCGATGAACTCCGTAAACAGGCCGAGGCAGGCCTCGGCAGCGGCGCCGGATACGGCATGATAGGCAAGGGCCGTCTCCTCGTGGAGTTGCAGAGGACCATCCGGCAGATCGGGCCGATGCAGGTCAATGTCCTGATATGCGGAGAGAGCGGCACGGGCAAGGAGTTGATCGCGCGTGCCGTCCATCTCGAAAGCGAGCGAAGGGATGGGCCGTTCGTAGCCGTAAACTGTGGCGCGGTCCCCGAGGCGCTCTTCGAGAGCATCTTCTTCGGCCACGAGAAGGGCGCCTTTACCGGTGCGACCCGCAGGCATGCCGGGTTCCTGGAAGAGGCGCAGGGCGGGACGTTTTTCCTGGACGAGGTCGGTGAACTTACGGCGAAAGGCCAGGTGGCGCTTCTGAGATTCCTGGAGAATCAGGAATTTACCCGTGTGGGCGGTTCTGCGGCGCAGAAAGCGGATGTGCGGATCATCGCCGCAACCAATCGGAACCTCGATCAGGCGGTCGATGAGCGGCGATTCAGGGCGGACCTTTACTATCGTCTGAATGTGGTGTACCTGCGGGCTCCGTCGCTGAGGCGGCGGACGGAGGACATCCTGCCGCTGGCCGACTATTTCCTGACGCGCTTCTGTCTGAAAAACCGGCTGGATCCCATTCAGCTTTCGCCCGAAGCCGTGCGGCTTCTCGAAGCCTATGACTGGCCGGGGAACGTGCGCGAGCTCGAAAACCTGATGGAGGGCCTGGCGGCCACGCTGCCCGAAGGGCAGCACCTCATTACGCGCAAACAGATCTTCCAGTACTCCGGGAAAATCCTGGCGGCCCTGGGCCGAGAGGACTCTATGTCTGTTGTGCGCTCGGGCGATCCTGCCGACAGCAGGCGATCGGCTGATCCGTATCAGGCGGGCGGTGCCGACTACGCGTCCCGGCCTGGGGGGCCCGGCCCTTTTCCAATCGAAGACCCTTCATCGGGCGGCCCTGCAAAACCCGGCACCATCGAGCCGGCACCCATGATTCAATCCTACCGCGAGGCCTGCGAGGCTTTCGAGGCCCGCTATTTCAAGGCCCTTCTCGAAGCGAACGGCGGGAGCGTGGCCAAGGCCGCCCGCCAGGCCGGCATTCACCCCGTCACCCTTCATCGCAAGCTTCGTAAACTACGTTAG